A region from the Variovorax sp. RKNM96 genome encodes:
- a CDS encoding GFA family protein: MSTPTPPAGQGTDDWQLPWEGGCRCGQVRLRITAPPLLSMACHCTGCQRMSASAFSLSLAIPTPGFEVVAGEPVIGGLHGDSHHYCCPHCKSWMFTRTEGMDEFVNIRPTMLDRHEWFVPFMETWTDEKLPWAATPAVHSFGKLPDFAAFPGLIQAYAKEGARPAKA, encoded by the coding sequence ATGAGCACTCCCACACCCCCCGCCGGTCAAGGCACCGACGACTGGCAACTCCCTTGGGAAGGCGGCTGCCGCTGCGGCCAGGTGCGCCTTCGCATCACCGCGCCGCCGCTGCTGTCGATGGCCTGCCATTGCACCGGCTGCCAGCGCATGAGCGCGAGCGCCTTTTCGCTCTCGCTCGCCATCCCGACGCCGGGCTTCGAAGTCGTCGCGGGCGAGCCCGTCATCGGCGGCCTGCACGGCGACTCGCATCACTACTGCTGCCCGCACTGCAAGAGCTGGATGTTCACCCGCACCGAGGGCATGGACGAGTTCGTCAACATCCGGCCCACGATGCTTGACCGCCACGAATGGTTCGTGCCGTTCATGGAAACCTGGACCGACGAGAAGCTGCCCTGGGCCGCCACGCCCGCGGTGCACAGCTTCGGCAAGTTGCCGGACTTCGCTGCGTTTCCGGGCCTGATCCAGGCCTATGCGAAAGAGGGCGCGCGGCCCGCGAAGGCCTGA
- a CDS encoding AraC family transcriptional regulator, producing MTRDSRSEYEWRMHKVLTHIDDHLDEALELAALADVAHFSAYHFHRLFAAWAGETLGDYIRRRRVEVGALRLATQPRLSVLEAAVSVGFGSGEAFTRAFRARFGSAPSAWRASHDWTLPCDDPSRISNPDQIALHGFTKNGSPSRNPAHEEPPVNVELITRPPVTIAYLRYTGPFGAPVGEFWATKAAPWICAHNLWSHARYGISHDDPSITAPEHSRYDACVEVPSDFVPDGGFQKTVLPGGRYASLRFQGLPAEINDAWTRLMRDWLPASGFQFDSRPAFEYYGPGMAFDEKTGAFECDICIPIAPL from the coding sequence ATGACGCGCGACAGCCGCTCCGAATACGAATGGCGCATGCACAAGGTGCTGACGCACATCGACGACCACCTCGACGAAGCGCTCGAGCTCGCGGCGCTGGCCGACGTGGCGCATTTCTCGGCGTACCACTTCCATCGCCTCTTCGCGGCCTGGGCCGGCGAGACATTGGGCGACTACATCCGGCGCCGCCGCGTGGAGGTGGGCGCGCTGCGGCTTGCGACGCAGCCGCGCCTGTCGGTGCTCGAGGCGGCGGTGTCGGTGGGCTTCGGTTCGGGCGAGGCCTTCACCCGCGCGTTCCGCGCGCGTTTCGGCAGCGCGCCCAGCGCATGGCGCGCATCGCACGACTGGACGCTGCCCTGCGACGACCCTTCGCGCATTAGCAATCCTGATCAGATCGCCCTGCACGGCTTCACGAAGAATGGTTCTCCATCGCGCAATCCCGCGCACGAGGAGCCACCCGTGAACGTTGAACTGATCACCCGCCCACCCGTCACCATCGCCTATCTGCGCTACACCGGCCCGTTCGGCGCACCGGTGGGCGAGTTCTGGGCCACGAAGGCCGCGCCCTGGATCTGCGCACACAACCTCTGGTCGCATGCGCGCTACGGCATCAGCCACGACGACCCGAGCATCACCGCGCCGGAGCATTCGCGCTATGACGCATGCGTGGAAGTGCCCAGCGACTTCGTGCCCGATGGTGGCTTCCAGAAGACGGTGCTGCCGGGCGGGCGCTACGCCTCGCTGCGGTTCCAGGGCCTGCCCGCGGAGATCAACGATGCGTGGACGCGCCTCATGCGCGACTGGCTGCCCGCCAGCGGCTTCCAGTTCGACAGCCGGCCCGCGTTCGAGTACTACGGGCCCGGCATGGCCTTCGACGAGAAGACCGGCGCCTTCGAATGCGACATCTGCATTCCGATCGCGCCGCTCTGA
- a CDS encoding LysR substrate-binding domain-containing protein, whose protein sequence is MRRKIPPLQTLVCFDAAARHESYTRAAQELALTQSAVSRQIGALEAFLGVALFRRTRHGVALTASGAAYARQITKRLEAMERDTLDAMAHQGEGGSLSLAAVPTFATRWLMPRLKGFAALQPDVVVHIETRTRPFLFADAEFDAALYAGTPAQVENWAGTRALLLMHEDVVPVCSPSLLPRGKAVAPAVIAKMPLLQQSTRPDGWRQWFDAQQIDAPNARGGPRYELFSILAAAASHGLGVALMPTMLVADELARGELVVACARPLSGERNYYLVTPERADQRPLLKFFSDWLLEQARQR, encoded by the coding sequence ATGCGCCGCAAGATACCCCCCCTGCAAACCCTCGTGTGCTTCGACGCCGCCGCGCGCCACGAGAGCTACACCCGCGCCGCGCAGGAACTCGCGCTCACCCAGAGCGCGGTGTCGCGGCAGATCGGCGCGCTCGAAGCCTTCCTGGGCGTGGCGCTCTTTCGCCGCACGCGGCACGGTGTGGCGCTCACCGCGAGCGGCGCGGCCTATGCGCGGCAGATCACCAAACGGCTCGAGGCCATGGAGCGCGACACGCTCGACGCCATGGCGCATCAGGGCGAAGGCGGCTCGCTCTCGCTGGCGGCCGTGCCCACCTTCGCCACGCGCTGGCTGATGCCGCGCCTGAAGGGCTTCGCCGCGCTGCAGCCCGACGTGGTGGTGCACATCGAGACGCGCACCCGCCCCTTTCTTTTTGCCGATGCGGAATTCGACGCGGCGCTCTACGCCGGCACGCCCGCGCAGGTCGAGAACTGGGCCGGCACGCGCGCGCTGCTGCTGATGCACGAGGACGTGGTACCGGTGTGCAGCCCTTCCCTGCTTCCGCGCGGCAAGGCCGTGGCGCCGGCAGTCATCGCGAAGATGCCGCTGCTCCAACAGAGCACGCGGCCCGATGGCTGGCGCCAGTGGTTCGATGCGCAGCAGATCGACGCGCCCAACGCACGCGGCGGACCGCGCTACGAGCTGTTCTCGATCCTCGCCGCGGCCGCGTCGCACGGCCTCGGCGTGGCGCTGATGCCGACGATGCTGGTGGCCGACGAACTCGCGCGCGGCGAACTGGTGGTGGCCTGCGCGCGGCCGCTGTCAGGTGAGCGCAACTACTACCTCGTGACCCCGGAGCGGGCCGACCAGCGGCCGCTGCTCAAGTTCTTCAGCGACTGGCTGCTCGAACAAGCGCGCCAACGTTGA